From a single Candidatus Babeliales bacterium genomic region:
- the rph gene encoding ribonuclease PH translates to MDSKKVVRNDGRTPDQLRPVSFSRGIYEYAVGSYLFEMGKTKVLCAVSMQNGVPQFLRGKGAGWLTAEYALLPTSTVTRTQRESSSNKKDGRSVEIARFIGRCFRTIVDLSEIGERTITIDCDVLQADGGTRTAAITGSFLALVMAQEKWLQSRIISKPIITENIAAISVGVVQDNVFLDLNYEEDSTATADFNFVITQTNKIVEMQGGAESAPLSWDVFEQVRVMANKGAQQLFALYDVEHFPKQSDRVPLFSLKSRLQSL, encoded by the coding sequence ATGGATTCTAAAAAAGTTGTTAGAAATGATGGACGGACACCGGATCAATTGAGACCGGTGTCTTTTTCTCGTGGCATTTACGAGTATGCAGTAGGATCATATCTGTTTGAAATGGGTAAAACAAAAGTATTGTGTGCTGTTTCAATGCAAAATGGTGTACCGCAATTTTTACGCGGAAAAGGTGCTGGATGGTTAACTGCAGAATATGCATTACTACCTACATCAACAGTAACCCGCACGCAACGGGAAAGTAGCTCAAACAAAAAAGATGGCAGATCAGTTGAGATTGCACGTTTTATTGGTAGATGCTTTCGCACTATTGTAGATTTATCCGAGATTGGTGAGCGTACTATTACAATTGATTGTGATGTATTGCAAGCGGATGGTGGCACGCGTACAGCAGCTATTACTGGTTCTTTTTTAGCATTGGTAATGGCCCAGGAAAAGTGGTTACAATCACGAATTATTAGCAAACCTATTATTACAGAAAATATCGCAGCAATTTCTGTTGGTGTTGTACAAGACAATGTATTTCTTGATTTGAATTACGAAGAAGATAGTACTGCAACAGCAGATTTTAATTTTGTCATAACACAAACAAATAAAATTGTGGAAATGCAGGGCGGTGCTGAAAGTGCTCCTTTATCATGGGATGTGTTTGAACAAGTACGTGTCATGGCAAATAAAGGCGCGCAGCAATTATTTGCATTGTATGATGTCGAACATTTTCCTAAACAATCTGATCGTGTTCCTTTATTTAGTTTAAAAAGTCGCTTACAGTCACTATAG
- the arfB gene encoding alternative ribosome rescue aminoacyl-tRNA hydrolase ArfB → MKNDLFIKNNITIPEHELEITTSRSGGAGGQHVNKTDTRITVRWNVKTTIALTEEQKNYILEKLQSRATEDGDLIVHNSESRSQQQNKKNALNNLAALVRNALHVPKKRIATKVSKTLKEARLKSKAHRSSIKQMRSKKIIVD, encoded by the coding sequence ATGAAAAACGATTTGTTCATTAAAAACAACATCACCATTCCAGAACATGAATTAGAAATAACCACCAGCCGTTCCGGAGGAGCTGGCGGTCAGCATGTTAACAAAACAGATACGCGCATTACAGTGCGTTGGAATGTGAAAACAACAATAGCTCTCACCGAAGAACAAAAAAACTATATTTTGGAAAAGTTACAATCACGAGCCACCGAAGATGGTGATCTCATTGTTCACAACAGTGAATCGCGCAGCCAACAACAAAACAAAAAAAATGCTCTCAATAATCTTGCTGCACTCGTACGCAATGCATTGCATGTGCCAAAAAAACGTATTGCTACCAAAGTATCAAAAACATTAAAAGAAGCGCGCCTCAAAAGTAAAGCTCATCGCAGTTCTATTAAACAAATGCGTAGTAAAAAAATAATAGTTGACTAA
- a CDS encoding methyltransferase domain-containing protein, giving the protein MKKYIVISLCILGSLNAMDIKPPVPREPREWLAKEYAKGNTSQIACFSSLLKKHKIPTEDKTILSVACGTAEIEVKLVQKAKCVHGIDASKNMINYAEQTHINETNKHILSFEHCFVEDFETQEPYDLALASCCFHWFADKQQALQHISNSLKKDGLFFANIDTVSNPPLGIAVLDDMKRDIPILGRLLSVLPNPTGSSSPTNNELYGMLDKAGFSLIKSEEESFEFPMSEQQFREHQLPILLSTPAAQWLINSTSDGWLTNVIAEGTYKCFSMSEEEQKQHDAPFFPESNATLIEKIRNNNFCRCLFNDFLNRYLKKLKKNNDGTYVFPYATTAILAAKR; this is encoded by the coding sequence GTGAAAAAATATATCGTCATTTCATTATGTATACTTGGATCTCTCAATGCCATGGACATCAAACCTCCTGTACCTCGTGAACCACGCGAATGGCTGGCAAAAGAATATGCCAAAGGTAATACATCACAAATCGCTTGTTTTTCAAGTCTTTTAAAGAAACATAAGATCCCAACTGAAGATAAAACCATTCTGAGTGTTGCCTGCGGAACAGCTGAAATAGAAGTAAAACTTGTACAAAAAGCAAAGTGTGTACACGGCATTGACGCAAGTAAAAATATGATTAATTATGCCGAACAAACACATATCAACGAAACTAATAAACACATTCTTTCATTCGAACATTGTTTTGTAGAAGACTTCGAAACACAAGAGCCTTATGATCTCGCACTTGCTTCTTGTTGCTTCCATTGGTTTGCAGATAAACAACAAGCATTGCAACATATTAGCAACAGCCTAAAAAAAGATGGCTTATTTTTTGCGAACATAGACACTGTAAGTAATCCACCTTTAGGCATTGCAGTACTTGACGATATGAAAAGAGATATTCCGATTCTTGGTAGACTCTTATCGGTTCTTCCAAACCCTACGGGCAGCTCTAGCCCCACTAATAATGAACTCTATGGCATGCTCGATAAAGCAGGTTTTAGTCTTATTAAAAGTGAAGAAGAATCATTTGAATTCCCAATGAGCGAACAGCAGTTTAGAGAACACCAACTTCCCATACTTTTGAGTACACCTGCTGCACAGTGGTTGATTAATTCGACATCAGATGGTTGGTTGACAAATGTGATAGCTGAAGGAACATACAAGTGTTTTTCTATGTCGGAAGAAGAACAAAAACAACATGATGCACCTTTCTTTCCCGAAAGCAATGCTACCCTGATAGAGAAAATAAGAAACAATAATTTTTGTAGATGTTTATTCAATGATTTTCTTAATCGTTATTTAAAAAAGCTCAAAAAAAATAACGATGGTACTTATGTCTTTCCATATGCTACGACGGCTATTCTTGCCGCCAAAAGATAG
- a CDS encoding DUF502 domain-containing protein, which yields MSQKKNIFLSFIDSISSLFLTGLLLILPVTLTIAVFTISLRVLLNWLEPLKRFGFTFPYSEVILAIAIILVAGTLYNMFILRPIIHGIEKLFSKIPLIRPVYSGIKKLVHAFSFQDKASFTKVVRIEFPKTGIYSIGFLANQVDKMIAPNTDKKYFNIFIPTTPNPTSGFLVLVPEDEITIIDISRQDAMAMIISGGIIQPNHDK from the coding sequence ATGTCTCAGAAAAAAAATATATTTCTCTCATTCATTGATTCTATATCTTCGCTTTTTTTAACAGGACTTTTACTCATATTACCAGTAACGCTTACCATTGCAGTTTTTACAATTTCACTGAGAGTATTACTCAACTGGCTTGAACCGTTAAAACGATTCGGCTTTACGTTCCCGTACTCTGAGGTAATACTTGCTATTGCCATTATCTTGGTTGCAGGAACATTGTATAATATGTTCATTTTACGTCCAATTATTCATGGAATAGAAAAACTATTCTCAAAAATTCCACTCATCCGCCCCGTATATTCAGGCATAAAAAAGTTAGTGCATGCATTTAGCTTTCAAGACAAAGCATCTTTTACTAAAGTAGTGCGTATTGAATTTCCTAAGACTGGTATTTATAGCATTGGTTTTCTCGCTAATCAAGTTGACAAAATGATAGCTCCTAATACCGATAAAAAATATTTTAACATCTTTATTCCTACCACACCCAATCCAACAAGTGGCTTTCTGGTTCTCGTGCCAGAAGATGAAATTACTATCATTGATATCTCTCGACAAGACGCAATGGCAATGATAATATCGGGTGGAATTATTCAGCCAAATCATGATAAATAA